Part of the Primulina huaijiensis isolate GDHJ02 chromosome 15, ASM1229523v2, whole genome shotgun sequence genome is shown below.
TCACAAATATTTTGAAGGGAGAGTGTACTGAGAGATTGATTGCGTAAGGATTGGAAAATTTATGTCAATTGGATGGATAAAAACTTGTGGGTTATTGTAGTCTTGTGAAATCTGACAAGCAGAAGACACACAGAGAGACTATGTAATGCATATAAATTACATGGGGCCATTAAAACTAGGCCATGTGCAAGATGACAAGAAAAACATCACAATTGATTGAGCTTTTCAATTATTTGAGTGACACTATCGGGAAAAATGTAACACCAATGTGtatattcttgtgttttttttttatggaacaAAATTGAATCTACGTTCTTGGACGCAACATGGTTGAATTTTATTTCCCTTCCAACAAAAATtagcataaattaaatatatgaaaacATCGTCGAATCATCGGTATACTTCACATGCCAACCTCTCCGTGTCTTTCGAAGAAGCAACATTTTGTTGGCCTGGATCATCCAAGTCTTGAGACGCTGCCGCAATTCTTGAACCAGAAACAATGTGATCCCTTAGATCTTTAATCATATTGTATCTTTCGAGTTCATCTTCCATACTTTTCTTCCAAGATTGTGATGCAAATTCGAACAATCCTCTGTTATCAAGCACCTCCAAATCCCCATGTTTGTTGGTACTAAATTCCCACTCTGTGCTCTTATCGGTCCATTTGGTTTCTGTACAAATGGCTGGTTTCTTGGTTCCATCATTTTTAACTGCACAACTCCATTGGAAACTCTTACTCATATCGTCCAAGTCGAATTTGATGGAATGTAGATCATCTGCAGGCTCATATTCTTTACATACTTCAAGGTTTTCTTGATCATTGGATTGGAATTTGCACAATCCAGGCAACGTTTCCCTCAAATACACCTCGAGTTCCTTAATCTTATCAAATGTTGGAGAGGCTTTCTCTTGTTTCTCAGTTTTCTTGAATTGCAAATAGGCCTCGACTTCATCCCTCAACTCATCAAGAACTGCATTTTTCTCCTCGAATTGATACTTAGCTTCCGAAAGCTTCATCTGAACACGTTCCTCGCGTAATATATCAGCTAATTGTAGCATCTCCCTCTCTTTTTCGACCTCTTGTCGAACTTTATCAGATCGTCTCTTTATCTGCTCTACCACAGCCCTGTCTTCTCCAACGCCACGAGCCATTTCCTCGCACACTTGCTCCAGAAGTCTACGTCCCCTTTTCTCACTCTCAAGATCTTTGCTAGCCACAGATAGAGAAGCCTTCATTTCTCCAAGTTCGATACCGAGTTTCTTGTTCAGTCTCTCAGTTTGTCGTCTCAACTTCCTCTCTTTATTAAGCTCTCCAGATATACATATAATGGCACGTTGTATCCTATCTCCTTCTTTGATTTTCCAAATCCTTTTTTCTTCTTGAAACTGCTTCAAGATTAGATCAATTTCACCCCTTTCCAAGCTTTGTTCTTTGAGTAACTTATTGACTTGTACGCAAACCCTATCAAGCTCAAACTGCAGAGCTGACATAAGGGATAAGCTTGccgaagtttgatgttcaaggCGCCAAATGCGACTCAATGCTTTGAGCAGTTCTTTAGATGTTTCAAGTGAGTGAATTACATCTTTGAGTCGATTCTTGGATACGATTCTGTGTCGACATGGACTTTGGGATTGGATCTGTGAATGATCATCCTGCATGGCCTTGTTTGATAACAAATATCACCACAAAAGAATCAAGATTTTGATCTAGATTTCGAAATAGAAAATTAGTAAATATCAGAAACTATGTATCTGtgcaattcaaaatttaaaatgtagGATCAAGCGCTTCTTGTCATACCAAAGACTATAACCGATAGAAACactgcaactcaaatatttgaaCCCTAAAATGGTCGAGCGCTATATTTCAATAGCTGCAATGCCTGATATT
Proteins encoded:
- the LOC140958676 gene encoding uncharacterized protein isoform X1 encodes the protein MDPSKGSNEYSSHSPCKCLFEAMQDDHSQIQSQSPCRHRIVSKNRLKDVIHSLETSKELLKALSRIWRLEHQTSASLSLMSALQFELDRVCVQVNKLLKEQSLERGEIDLILKQFQEEKRIWKIKEGDRIQRAIICISGELNKERKLRRQTERLNKKLGIELGEMKASLSVASKDLESEKRGRRLLEQVCEEMARGVGEDRAVVEQIKRRSDKVRQEVEKEREMLQLADILREERVQMKLSEAKYQFEEKNAVLDELRDEVEAYLQFKKTEKQEKASPTFDKIKELEVYLRETLPGLCKFQSNDQENLEVCKEYEPADDLHSIKFDLDDMSKSFQWSCAVKNDGTKKPAICTETKWTDKSTEWEFSTNKHGDLEVLDNRGLFEFASQSWKKSMEDELERYNMIKDLRDHIVSGSRIAAASQDLDDPGQQNVASSKDTERLACEVYR
- the LOC140958676 gene encoding uncharacterized protein At5g41620-like isoform X2, which encodes MQDDHSQIQSQSPCRHRIVSKNRLKDVIHSLETSKELLKALSRIWRLEHQTSASLSLMSALQFELDRVCVQVNKLLKEQSLERGEIDLILKQFQEEKRIWKIKEGDRIQRAIICISGELNKERKLRRQTERLNKKLGIELGEMKASLSVASKDLESEKRGRRLLEQVCEEMARGVGEDRAVVEQIKRRSDKVRQEVEKEREMLQLADILREERVQMKLSEAKYQFEEKNAVLDELRDEVEAYLQFKKTEKQEKASPTFDKIKELEVYLRETLPGLCKFQSNDQENLEVCKEYEPADDLHSIKFDLDDMSKSFQWSCAVKNDGTKKPAICTETKWTDKSTEWEFSTNKHGDLEVLDNRGLFEFASQSWKKSMEDELERYNMIKDLRDHIVSGSRIAAASQDLDDPGQQNVASSKDTERLACEVYR